The genome window cagttctctgctctggctggggcctggggacacttcCTCTGTCTTGTCCCTCAGTGGGACCGattaaaacttcaagaaactttGGAGTTGGATTCTGACTGGGAGTTCCTGAGAGgtttcttcagctccctctcagggACTGATGTTCAGGGCCTCAGCACAAAGCCCGAGAGGGTcattaaagtccttgtgctgtgtctgtgctgctgagctgggccgggctcctggcacagaggcagctcctggaaaCCAAGAAGAGCTTCAAAAACACATGTCTCTTGATGAGCAGctcttctcccagcccagcagggctggggcactgcctgcagccagcccggGCACAGCACACGGGCACAGAGAGCTTCAGAcgctcagggctgggaaggaccTGAGAAGTGACTGCGGGAGAATCACTCCCAGCCTTTGACACAGgaacctctggctgcaggacacgaggcagctgcagctcctgcagtgatcTCCTAAAGCTGCAACATCCCAATGTTTACAGACTCTGTGAGTACAATTCTCTGAGTATTTCTGGTGCAGGGGAGGTGAATTGCTCATGAAGCTCTAACACACTGAGCTTCTGCCCACTCCCAAAATATTTGTAAGacaaggatttattttaaaatgaggaCATTTCCTGatactttgttttcatttcctagTATTAGAATTCGGGTAGAGGGAGAACAAATCATAAAGGGATCATTAATTTTGAGAAACCCTTGGACATCTAAACTCTTAGTGATCTGGCTTAGTCTGAGCTGTCCTTTCTCCAAGCTGCAAACAGAACCAGCCCTCACCCAGTGCCCTCCAAACAGGCAGGGTTCTGTAGGGCCAAGGAGAGTGCACAGAGATTTGGGGTCTGTgagtgctggcagggagagctcaggcacagggaaacagctgcaggaggaaaatctccaggaagcagagagaagatggcagaatgagagaaaaaaaaacccagaaatgcTGTGGCAGGGAGAGTTTAGAGATCTCCATGGGAGCCCCTCCAGTGCAGCCCCTCCATCTGAACAAGCCccctccctcctgtcccccagccaagcCTCTGCCCTCAGGGCCAGGGGTCCAAGGCGTGAAGCCCctcctctgcaggcagagctgcagcagagccgtggggcagctctgcagccccgggcccagttccctctgcagagcacagggctgggagcagctgcccggcactgggggctctgggagggggcacagctggctcagggtgatgctgtccccagtgcccgGCTGTGGGCAATGCTGTCAGTGcagccagggaaggagctgcaccTCCCTTAGTCCAATGCCGTCAAAGGGACACTTGGAAATCTCCCTGAGATTTGAGTCCAAGCTGGGAGCTTCAGTCCAGGATGCAAACCTGTCGTAGAGCATTCTTGTGTTACCTGAAAACCCCCGGGGAAAGGTAGAGGTGTTGTAACATTGAAAATGCTGTTGTGTTCGTGAAATGGGCAACGTGAGTTCTTGGATACAAAGGTGGATCTTGGCCGTGGTGGATCCATCTGCTCTCAGCAGTATCCGGTGAGTTTTAGGGGTAATATTGAAAGCTGATCACTGCCCACCTGAGAAAGGCTAaagcccagagaaactgtgaaCAGGTCAGAATGACAGACCATGTCCCCTCACTCTCCACTCATCACCTGGCCTCAAAGAACTTGCTCTGTTCTCCCTGGGGGCAGCAGAAATTCTGAGGGTTTGGTATCCAAGAATACAAGGAGAGACATGCAGGAGCTTaagaggaaaatgcagaactcttaaacaaaaaaaggaagagaaaggttATATGGGAAATGGTTTGATTTTGGTCACAGGTATCTCCTCTAACTCTTCACTGTCCTTTCTCCATGAACAGGTCCCCATGGGCAGACACagcaaatgtccaacagcagcagctccatcagccacttcctcctgctgccattggcagacacgcggcagctgcagctcctgcacttctgcctcttcctgggcatctccctggctgccctcctggccaacggcctcatcatcagcgccgtagcctgtggccacctcctgcacacgcccatgttcttcttcctgctcaacctggccctcactgacctgggctccatcctcaccactgtgcccaaagccatgcacaattctCTCTGGGACACCAGGCACATCTCCTACACAGGATGTGCTGCTCAAGTTTTTCTGACTGTATTTTTCATCTCAGCAGAATTTTCTCTCTTGACCGTCATGTGCTATGACCGCtacgtgtccatctgcaaacccctgcactacgggaccctcctgggcagcagagcttgtgcccacatggcagcagctgcctgggccagttCCTTTCTCTATTCATTGCTGCACACAGCCAATACATTtaccctgcccctgtgccatggcaatgccctgggccagttcttctgtgaaatcccacacattctcaagctctcctgctccaaatCCTATCTCAGGGAACTTGGGCTGattgtattttccatttctttagcattgtgttgttttgtgttcattgttctctcctatgtgcagatcttcagggctgtgctgagcatcccctctgagcagggacggcacaaagcattttccacctgcctcccgCACCTTGCTGTggtctccctgttcctcagcactggcTTTTTTGCCTACCTGAAGcccacctccatctcctccccatccctggatctggccctgtcagttctgtactcggtGGTGACTCCAGCCttgaaccccctcatctacagcctgaggaaccaggagctcaaggctgcagtcTGGAGACTGATGACCGGATGGGTCAGACACATTAAACTACTGGCCAATTTCTGAAAGTCATTTGTAAGAAAAATCATCTTTGATACTTCTTGttgatttaattttgaaagttcttgaccttttttttttttttttttttttttttttttttttttttttttttttttttaatgtccacAAACAAATGTTGTAGTCTGTGCCATTTCACATTCTGGTTCTCTCTACCTCCCCTGTGGCCATAAACTGTGTCAATGAACGGCTGTGCTCTTGGTGGCTTCAAAGGAACTCAAGGATCTCCCAGccaagttttctgcagagatccctcttttgttcccttctctggagctgcagcagcaatgtctgtgtgcagagctgggggcagatcagtgctggcacagcagctgtgcccaggagcagcagcacttggtgttgccagtgctgctcccgtgcccctgccccgctgccctcctggccctggtgttgctgtagggcctgagtgctctcggggccgggcacagtgctgggggtggcagtgccggggctgcagcagggacaggccatgggcactgctggggcagcgctgacgcctcagggcagggcctggggggctccaggctccttgcccaggctctctccagaacacgcccaggccaatgctcagcagagaaaagccccgtgagcagccccagggtggccgtgggcaggctgggggcaaacagcatggctggggctctgcaaggtgcctgggggagaagggaaggagc of Hirundo rustica isolate bHirRus1 unplaced genomic scaffold, bHirRus1.pri.v3 scaffold_177_arrow_ctg1, whole genome shotgun sequence contains these proteins:
- the LOC120747704 gene encoding olfactory receptor 14A16-like, which gives rise to MSNSSSSISHFLLLPLADTRQLQLLHFCLFLGISLAALLANGLIISAVACGHLLHTPMFFFLLNLALTDLGSILTTVPKAMHNSLWDTRHISYTGCAAQVFLTVFFISAEFSLLTVMCYDRYVSICKPLHYGTLLGSRACAHMAAAAWASSFLYSLLHTANTFTLPLCHGNALGQFFCEIPHILKLSCSKSYLRELGLIVFSISLALCCFVFIVLSYVQIFRAVLSIPSEQGRHKAFSTCLPHLAVVSLFLSTGFFAYLKPTSISSPSLDLALSVLYSVVTPALNPLIYSLRNQELKAAVWRLMTGWVRHIKLLANF